The Oncorhynchus kisutch isolate 150728-3 linkage group LG10, Okis_V2, whole genome shotgun sequence region AATCTACTTTAAGTGGTGTACGATAATGTGTGGAATTAGGTTTGTCAGACTTGGAACAAAGgccctttttttttaaagacagccCAAATGTGTGCttgactgtcacaccctgaccatagtttgctttgtatgttttgtttggtcagggtgtgatctgagtgggcattctatgttggatgtcttgtttctgtgtttgggcctgatatggttctcaatcagaggcagttatAGATATTTAATTCTCATCGTCGGATAGGAGGTCGAGCGATGTTCCCTCCACCTGCAGCTGACGCCTGCCTGAGCGGCTGGAGGAGAAACTGATGGGGCCTCCAGGGGACAGAGGGGGCCAGGAGAGGTATTAGTAACGAGGACCATCAATTTGGCCAATATACacaactgtttgtgtgtgtgtgtgtggggggctctaagtcattgtctctgattgagaaccatatttaggtagcctgtttggtgttggggtttgtgggtgattattcctgtctttgtgttggttacaccagatagggctgttcggtttttcacgttgtttttgtatattgttctattttcatctttattaaagatgtatcacaataaccacgctgcgttttggtccgcctctccttcaacagaagaatcccgttacatTGACATACTATAATATTGCTATGTATAATTCTGGCTATTCAGTTATGTTTTCTGTACCATGTACAAAATACTTAACTCAAAAAGGTCTCTTTGACATCTCGTGTCACCTTAATTTCAATACATTACAAATGGCTGAATAATATTAGCATGATTTACAGAAGGGTAATTCATGTTTTATTGAGTGTTAGAGCGTTGGTTTTAATTCAGTGGTTCAGGGCAGAGCAATCGATCAATTTGAATATGCACACTTGTTAAACATAAATGaccattttgtaaatgactaaTTACATATTTGAGGTCTTTATTTTAAACCATAACAAATTGGGGGAAAAAAGGTTTATCTGTTTCTTTTGAAAGACACTTCTCAATAAATTTATATACAAtttatttcttgtatttctagactttttttgttgctgttgtAAAAGACCAATAAACATATCCATtatagaaaatattttttttcttctatatttCTTGTGCAACACATTGATGTCCTCTTACTCTTTCCCACAGTAGTTGTGGGTCAAGACTGTCTCCAAACTGATATGTGAAGTAACATACAGAGGGATCACAGGTTAAAGGGATAACTCTtaagggcagcttgatggtggtatAGGGCTTCTTGATGGTGGagtagggcagcttgatggtggtgtagggaggcttgatggtggtctagggcagcttgatggtggtgtagggcagcttgatggtggtctaAGGCAGTTGATGGTGTTCTaaggcagcttgatggtggtgtagggcagcttgatggtggtgtaaggcagcttgatggtggtctagggcagcttgatggtggtatagggcagcttgatggtgcaGTAGGGCAGTCTGATGGGGgtgtagggcagcttgatggtggtctaaggcagcttgatggtggtctaaggcagttgatggtggtgtagggcagccTAATTCGATTAATCTGATGTTTCTTGGTGTGTGGTACGTGCTACTCCAGGTGGTCCCTGAGCGCTGTGCCTCTCCCTGAGTTTAATGATGGGTTCTCCTGGTGCTTCTCCTGGTAGTGAGGGGCCTGGTCTCCTTCACCTGCTCCACTTCAATGAGAAATGACAGGGAGATCTTACATGTACATACAATGTCTGAAAAATAACACATACAGAGGGATCACAGGTTAAAGGGATAACTCTTAATGCGTGGTCAAGGAATCATCTTTCTAGCTTtggtaaacactttttttttcttgATAACTCATTGTCGTCATTGACTCCATTTGTGACATTCTTCTCAAATTTGTGGCCTAGAGCCTTACCTGCAGACATAGAACAGGATGTAGGCAGTCTGTGCAATCTCCTTCAGCACAGTGGCCTCATCTGTCCTCAAGACATGTGCGTCATCCAGGCAGAGCCACCCACTGCCACGGCTGTCCAAAACATCACTGATGTAGTGGCCTAGGGAACAAGGGAAACAAAATAGAGTGTACATTAAGCTTTCATaattgtgtgtgcgtgcctgcataCCTGCGTGCCTGCCTACCTGCATGCCTGCATACCTGTATACATGTTGTCTCCCAGATGTGAGATCACACTTGACAATTTGTAGATATTGTCTGGCTGGTGTCTCTGTAAGGAAACACATTTAATAATAGGATTGTTATTTTGTCGACAGGATAGGGGTGCCTTCTATAACTGCCTTATCTTGATCCGCCCACTACCTCAACTGGATCTAATTATCtgttatttatttctctctctctctctctctctctctctctctctctctctctctctctctctctctctctctctctctctctctctctctctctctctctctctctctctctctctctctctctctctctctctctctctctctctctctctctctctcctcaccacacCGGCTGCCTGCTGCTTTTTCTCACTGTcagctggtttctctagctggtCAGAGGAATTTGAAGCTGGTGGGGGTATATCAAATATAGTGTAAATACAAACCAGAAAGTGAAGTGGAAACCCATCAACAAATATACTCTTAACTTCAGCTTCCGACTTGCTTTCCTCAACAGTCCTGTTTCATGAGAGGGTGTTCTGCATGAAGTCAGTAACACAATGTCTTACCTGGTCTATCAAAGGTGCCTTTCGGGGAGTTTGCAGGTGTGTTGTCCATGTTGTTTCTCCCCAGGGAGCTTGCCCTGTGTAAATTGATGGCATTGAAAATAAATATCTAGTGTGTGAAAATCATGGTGTGTGTTGGCTACTCAATGTGCAATGTGCCCAAACAGAGTGTAAACCAACCTGGCTCCATACTGGACATGGGCTGTCTTCCCACATACGGCTGGGAGGGTTATTTCTgcagggatggacatgggatcaTCCAACTTCTCTGGCTCCCAGTCGCCTGCAGTAAATCGCTTGATATGAAGCATTAGGACCctgctcagagacagacaggcaggcaggcaggcattcacaaagacagacagacaggcattcacaaagacagacagacagacagacagacagacagacagacagacagacagacagacagacagacagacagacagacagacagacagacagacagacagacagacagacagacagacagacagacgaccagGCAGGCATTCACACAGACAAAGGAATCAGTCTTGCACTCAATTCAATAACCCAGTTTGGTGAGTTAGATCAGGACTGTCAATTGCAATCTGAGATGATGATGGGGGGACTCACCGGGGCAGCGTGAGGAAGTGCCTAGTCACAGATGCTGTGCTGCCTGAGCACACCCTGCATGCACACTCTAACGCAGATGGCTAGGTGACAAAGGAAAGCAATACAATTATGAACATTATGACATTAATGATAGTGTTCCTTGACATACTAACTCTTGGTTTAAGCTAAGTGCTGACCTTAAAGTAGAGGTCCAGGCTGTGTGGCAGGTAATGGCTCAGGCTCAGTGACAGGTGATTATAATCCTCATGACCATACACTATAACTCCACAGCTTCAGAAGTACGGAGAGAAATGCATCAGCTATCCAACACAAACCTTTTGATCCCTCTACACACTATCTTAATGCTTTACCTCTGTATCCTGCATGTTATGCTGACATTAAACCTCCTCACAAATGTGATGACATCAAGGTACACCGTATACAAATGACAGCTGTT contains the following coding sequences:
- the LOC116375890 gene encoding ubiquitin carboxyl-terminal hydrolase 37-like; translated protein: MNSALQCLLGLPAFCRDILRQQNIWISSPSSKLLCCFAKLHQARLSGGTVNAKNKENKKILQTVKRCLSVVNEDYEEDYEQDAHECVLLLLLQLKEEGMALKGSPEPYTCPVKQLEFKLKTSRTCTSCGVIVYGHEDYNHLSLSLSHYLPHSLDLYFKPSALECACRVCSGSTASVTRHFLTLPRVLMLHIKRFTAGDWEPEKLDDPMSIPAEITLPAVCGKTAHVQYGARASSLGRNNMDNTPANSPKGTFDRPGKTLCY